The following proteins come from a genomic window of Schistocerca cancellata isolate TAMUIC-IGC-003103 chromosome 10, iqSchCanc2.1, whole genome shotgun sequence:
- the LOC126106208 gene encoding uncharacterized protein LOC126106208, whose product MVLAEINTGNFTFPVLNTYFQYRHRERPYTDQLKEPVGFYRYDLLICTMDENDMSPLSHSDIKLLGARRTARRGERLAEAIYELGLEVLNRPNFPSTYEGRREATSNIVVTLKSAHALLRVENWKVWSGMTLIDHNLTTFTVAYDGEPPQDRVNGIVKYNWRKADWDRLRGNLMVADWPMDRVVDVDKAAEDLTVAIQTVARGAVLLAHTGKTPTAPWNPELQRLRRKFRRVRRHYQRSIGDHMCEATVARSRWAKVVFKLTLHMVWTESWQTIVRDSLAADPCGTPYKIAALNVRSPTVLSTQRKIDGSHTCEWQVSPTPHEHLISR is encoded by the coding sequence ATGGTGTTAGCTGAGATAAACACTGGCAATTTCACCTTCCCCGTGCTGAACACGTACTTCCAGTACAGGCACCGAGAGAGACCATATACTGATCAGTTAAAAGAGCCGGTTGGGTTCTACCGCTATGACTTGCTCATTTGCACAATGGACGAAAACGACATGTCACCCCTATCGCACAGTGACATCAAGCTTCTGGGCGCACGACGCACTGCCAGGCGAGGTGAGAGACTCGCTGAAGCAATTTACGAGCTCGGACTTGAAGTGTTGAATCGACCAAACTTCCCATCAACGTATGAAGGTCGCCGAGAGGCGACCTCGAACATTGTAGTGACACTCAAGAGTGCACACGCGCTTCTCCGTGTGGAGAATTGGAAGGTATGGTCGGGAATGACACTAATTGACCACAATCTGACCACATTCACTGTAGCCTATGATGGGGAGCCTCCTCAAGACCGTGTGAACGGCATCGTCAAATACAACTGGCGCAAGGCAGATTGGGATCGACTAAGAGGAAATCTAATGGTAGCAGATTGGCCAATGGATCGTGTTGTGGACGTAGACAAAGCTGCAGAGGATCTGACGGTGGCCATACAGACAGTAGCAAGGGGCGCAGTCCTGTTGGCCCATACAGGCAAAACGCCTACGGCACCTTGGAACCCTGAGCTGCAGCGTCTCCGACGCAAATTCAGAAGGGTGCGGCGGCACTACCAGCGCAGCATTGGTGATCACATGTGTGAAGCCACTGTCGCGCGGTCCAGGTGGGCAAAGGTGGTGTTTAAGTTGACACTGCACATGGTATGGACTGAGAGTTGGCAGACTATCGTTCGCGACAGTCTGGCAGCTGACCCCTGCGGCACGCCGTACAAGATTGCAGCGTTGAATGTTCGGTCACCGACAGTCCTGTCGACCCAAAGGAAGATCGATGGCAGCCACACATGTGAGTGGCAAGTCAGCCCAACCCCTCATGAACACCTTATTTCCCGATGA